A segment of the Symmachiella macrocystis genome:
TGCATCAAATGGGGCTTGGGCAAGAAGAGTTCGAGGATTATCAATCGAATCGCCCCGAAATGGGCTACGGCAATCGTATGTATCTTGCCGATGGGCAAGACTTCAATCAGGCAACGTTTAACGATCAGGTCGCACGAACGGGCTGGTCCTGGGGATCGACATCGTTCGACTTTAACAACGATGGCTATCGAGATCTTTTCGTCGCCAACGGTCACAACAGTCAAAAAACGGCGAAAGATTACTGCACGTCATTTTGGTGTCACGACATCTATACGGGCTCGTCAAAAACGGATCCGAAATTGCGCGACTTCTTTGAAATGAATCGAAAACTGAATTTCTCGGATCAAGGGATTTCGTGGAATGGATTCGAGCATAATGTGCTCCTCATGAATGAAGGTGGCGAAGGCTTTCTGCGAATCGATTTTTTAGCGGGAGTTTCCTCAGAACATGATTCGCGGAATGTGATCAGCGACGACTTCAATGGCGACGGGCATATGGATTTAGTGATCCGCAGCCGTGAGCCGGTCAATCGGACTTGGTCGATCCATGTTCTGGAGAATAAGGACGATTCGGATGGGAATTGGATCGGTGTCAACTTGGAAGGGACATCGCGTTCCGGACTTGGTGCAAAAGTCACGGTGAAGACGCCCAGCCAGACTCACGTGGCCCCGATTGTCGCCGGCGACTCATTTGTTTCCCAACACGCACCGGTCGTGCACTTCGGTCTGGGGAGTGAATCCAAGGTCGAGGAAATCGAGATCCAATGGCCCGACGGCGCAGTCGTGAAAATCCCCAGCCCGGAAACCAATCGCTACCACCGAATCGAGTCAGCCGACATTAAGGAACCGAAGGCTGCTGAGGACTCGGAAAGTTAGCAGACGCCCCGCCGAGTCGTCTGGTCCACTTCGGCGAAGTGGTGAATGTGACGAAAGCCGAAAGCCGAAAGCCGACAGCCGACAGTTCCCACGCCATGGTTTCCGGCGTTGGGGGCTGTGTTGCCGGTGCAAGCGCCTGGCCACACAGACTTTGTGGCCCAGGTTGGGGCAGCAGCGCGGGTGAAACAACCATCTCAGGGTGCAAGCCTTACCGCTTCGATCCGTGAGAGAAGCCGGCAATCAATCAGAATCTCATGCGGTTACAAGTTCGACCAGCGGGTGTCTGTTTTTCTCTAAAAAGACTGACTATCAGAACGGATAACCCGTTAATGGGCAGCACCGACTTCTACCACGTTGTTTGAATTCTGGACACCGGAGATCGGGTGGTATTTGTCTTCGCCTTCGATGATTTTAATCATCTGGTCCACCTCAAGATCGGTGAACACCTGCGTCGTATCGGTGGTGGGCCAGTAGACTTCTAGGCGTTCGATGCGATTTGCGGTGCCCAATCCGATGTGCTGTCGCAGCGGGCTTCCTCCAAAGGTTCCGCCGCTGTTGACCCATTTGTAGATTGAACGCAGCTTGCCGTCTTCTTTCACTTCAGCTCGAATTCGTGCACCGATTGCCGCTCGATTCGATTTTGTGCCGACGAGTTGAACGGTGATCCAATGATTGCCAAATCCTGGGTTTTGGAATACGGCGTCCGAAAAGGCATCCCCTCGAAAGGCGCCGCCCAATTCAATAAAGATGTCCTGGTCCCCATCATGGTCGTAGTCCGCAAAGGCCACGCCATGCCCTTTTTGCAAATGCCCCAGTCCGGCTGCTGTGGTGACTTCCTTGAAACGCAGTCCATTTTGATTGTGAAACATTCGGTTGGGCATGATACCCGCATAGTCTGGGTATCCCGTCCCCAGGTAGAAATCGAGAAAGCCATCGTTATCGATGTCGCCAAAATTTGAACCCATCGGCAACGTGACTTTCGCCAGGTTCATTTCCTCAGTGACGTCGTGAAAACCGCCATTTCCATCGCCTTGGTAGAGTCGATCCGTGGCAGCTGCGTGAGAATGGCCCAGATAGTCTGCTGCAAAATAACCGATCTTGGCCCAATAGGCCCCGACGTAAATATCGAGTACCCCGTCGTTGTTAAAATCCCAAAACCAAGTGGGAAAACTGCGGTTGGGTTCGACCACGCCTGCCTGAGCAGCGACATCAGTAAACGTCCCGTCGCCGTTGTTGTGATAGAGTTGGTTCGGTCCTTTTAAGTTCGAGAGATACAAATCTGGGTAGCGGTCATTGTTGTAGTCGCCCCAAACAACAGCTTTCGGATAACGGCCCCCCGGAACGCCGGCCATGATTGTTCCGTTGGTGAAATGACCTTGTCCGTCATTATTGAATAGCTCTGAACTGCCAATCTCGTTGGCGATGTACAAATCCAAATCACCATCGTTGTCGTAGTCAGCCCAGGCAGCACTCTGTGTCGGGTAGAAATGATCGCCCAGTCCGACTTCGAACGTCACGTCGCGAAACCGGCCGTGGCCGTCGTTTTGCAACAATGAGTTGGGATGGCGGCCACTCTCTCTGAGCCATGCTCCGCGGAGAACAAGAATGTCCACGTCGCCATCATTGTCATAGTCGGCTTGAATCATGTTCAAACCGCCGAACAGACCGGTCAATCCCGATTCCTCTGTATGGTCGGTGAACGTTCCGTCCCCATTATTCAACCAGCACCGCATCTGCCCCGAGGTATCCCACGACGACGTGACCACATCCAGCCAGTTGTCCCCGTTCAGATCGTCAACGATCATTCCACCGCAGAGCGAGAACGTATTGAGCCCCAGTTGCGGGGAGATGTTTTTGAACTTCGGGAATTCACTGTCGAGTTCAAACTGGCCGTCGGATAACAGCCATTTTTTGGGCACGCCCTCGGGGTACTCGCCCAATGTCATATAAGCCACATTGAGCAGCCAAGTCGCCGTCGCATCAGTTTTGTTCCGTTCCAGATAAGCGGTCAAATATTTCACCGCATTCTGGGCAGGCTGCTTGTTGCGATGCACTCCCTTTCCTTGGATCGGGAAGATACAGCATTCGGCATCGCGGCAATTCACGCAGTTTTGGTCTTCCGCCAGCCGCAAATAAGCAACCGCCAGCTTCATGTTTAAGAGGTCCCGTACCTGGTCCGACCTCGGCACAACGCTCGCCACTTCCAGCAAGTATTTCTTTGCCTCTAAGAGTTGTTCTACGGCTTGCTGCGAATTTCCAGCCTGCAGTTGGGCTTCAGAAAGTTGCAGTTGCGTTTTCAACTTCACTTGCGGGGGGACGTTGGCCGGTAAGCTCTCTAACTGCTGGGCAAGTTGCTCTTGCCGGCCATCATTCAGGTAGGGCTGTTCGTCTGTGCTGCTGGCCTGAATTTCCTTCAGGGTGGCGAGCATACGCTGGTGACTATCCCCATCCTCTGCAGGATTGGTTTCGGTTACCTCAGCAGGCCCGCACCCGATCACTCCCAATGCCAGCAGTAAAATCAGTCGTTTCATACCCAGTTTTCTTTGACAGCCGGAGAACCGATGACAGCCGGAGAAACCGTTGATCATTCCAGCCAGAAAGACCTTGCAACAGCCACCGCACTTTTGGGCAATTGTCATGGCTGCTCCTGTCTTGGTCAGCGAGAGTTTGTCAGGCAAGAAAGCGCACCCTTATTATCACGTGCCACTAGAGACATTGCAACTCTTGTCTCGTCTCGTTGGTCACCGCGCGAGGCCGATTGCGACGATCGTAGGGAAGGGGAAATCCCGTTGTTTTTAGGGGAAATCACGCCGGTACATCAGCCGGTACGGATCGCAGACTGCGACCGCAAACGATCAGGTTGGGGCAATGGGACACGCCACGATTTTGTTTTCTGCCGGGGATTTCTCTGTAGCTTAGGAAAACCGGGGCTTAGGAAAACCGGAACAGACGGTCCTGTTTCCGCCGCTCGCAGCGTCCCTCTGTCTCTCCACTCCCATTCATGCTGATTCGCAGCCGTGAAAGAATTCCGTCAAGAATCTTGTTGAACCCGCCTCCGAATTCTGCCAGCATACTTTGTGCAAGTTCCCTTATCCTTCATCAAGCTCACGGAGAGCGTAACGATGGCGACCAGAACCAGAACAGAGTATGCGAATGGGCAGTTTTGTTGGGTCGACTTGATGACGAACGATGTCGCAGCTGCACAGGAGTTTTACGGAGAACTGCTTGGTTGGGAGTCCGCAAAAAAAGAGACACCGGGCGGACCGCCGTACCGGGTCTTTACAATCGACAACCTGCAAGTTGCCGGCATGGGGGCGATGAACGATGAGATGAAATCGACCGGCATGCCGCCGATTTGGAATTCCTACATCAATGTCGATGACATTGCAGCCTCCACGCGACGTGCTCAGGCGTGCGGCGGCACCGTGTTGATGGAGCCGTTTCAAATCATGGACGCCGGATACATGGCGATCATCAGCGATCCCAGCGGTGCGGTCGTTTCCTTATGGCAAGGCTTGGACCACTTCGGTGCCGAAATGATCAACGATCCCGGCTGTTGGTCATGGAACGAACTGCTCACCGACAACGTGGGGGCATCGCTTGAGTTTTATGGTGGACTTTTTGGCTGGGCGGTGGAGAAGGAAGAGTCGGACGCAACCCCTTATTGGACATTCCAACTCAACGACCGCCCGCTGGCGGGCATGCTGCAGAAGACGCCCGAAATGGGTGACATCCCGTCTTGTTGGGGCGTCTATTTCTCAGTCGAGGATATTCAAGCGACCACCAACCGCGTAGTGCAATTGGGGGGTACGATTTGTCAACCGCCGTTTGAAGTTTCGGTCGGCCATATCAGCATCGTCAGCGACCCGCAGGGAGCGGTGTTTGACCTGATTCAGATGACCGTCCCTGCGGATGATTGATTGGGGGCTGTCGGTTTATGTTCCCGGTAAATACTCTTCATAAGCCAACCCAAACGTCTCCGCCACCGCGCGATTCGTCAGTTTGCCGGCGGACATATTCACGGCATGTGCCAAACCGGGATCGGCGGCGCAGGCCGCTCTGAGGCCGTGGTTGGCGATGCGCAGGGCGTAGGGAAACGTCACGTTGCACAGCGCATAGGTGCTCGTCCGGCCGACCGCTCCGGGCATGTTGGCGACGCAGTAATGCACGACGTCATTGACGATGTAAGTCGGATCGGAATGTGTCGTCGGGCGTGCTGTTTCCACGCAGCCGCCCTGGTCGACGGCGACATCGATGATCACCGCTCCGGGCTTCATCAGTTTCAGGTCTTCTTCTTTGACCAACACCGGTGCGCGGGCCCCTTCGATGAGCACCGCTCCGATCAACAAATCAGCCTTCATCAATTGTTCGCGAACAGTGTGCCGGTCGCTGAACAGCGTGTTCACGTTGGCCGGCATGATGTCTTCCAGATACCGCAACCGGTCGACGTTGATGTCCAGGATACTTACATCGGCTTGAAAACCGGCAGCGATCTGGGCGGCGTTCTTGCCGACGACTCCCCCGCCAAAAATCACAATGTCCGCCGGCGGCACACCCGGCACGCCTCCCAACAAGATTCCACGGCCCTCTTGCGGACGCTCCAGATACTTGGCCCCTTGCTGAATGCTCATCCGCCCGGCGACTTCGCTCATGGGGGTCAAGCAGGGCAAGTTTCCCTGGGCGCCCCGCAGCGTCTCGTAGGCGACAGCTGTGATGCCGGTCGACAAAACGGCCCGCGTTAATTCTTCGTTGGCGGCGAAATGAAAGTAGGTCAGCAAGATTTGCCCAGCGCGCAGTTTGGGCCATTCGGCGGGCAGCGGTTCTTTGACCTTGATTACCAAATCGGCTTGGGCAAAAATCTCGTCGGCTGTAGTGACGATTTCCGCACCGTTTTCGGCGTACAATTCGTCGGGAATCCCGCTTCCGATTCCCGCGCCGGATTGAATCAGCACGCGATGCCCATGGCGGGTCAGTTCCTCCGCTCCGACTGGCAACAGGGCGACGCGGTATTCATCCGGTTTGATTTCGGTGGGCACGCCAACGATCATGGGGTTGCTCCGGGTTGTTCGTAGTGGGCAATAGGCTGTAGGCTGTAGGTAGTAGGCATTATTCACTGGTTGCGTGTGTGTGGGCAAGTGAATTGAATTTTGTGGTTGCAAAACATTTTTTATTGAGCTTGAGGAGTTGATCGTTGAACGTTCCGGTCTTCGATGACCATGCTCGGGCGAATGCTCGACAGTTGTTGGAAATGGCGCTGCGGGAAGATCTTGAGGATGCGGGCGATTTGACGTCGCGCGCGTTGATCGACGAGCAGCAGCGCGAACATGTGTCGGTTGTCGTCCGCGAACCGGGCATTGTCGCAGGGCTGCCGATCGTCGACATGGTGTTCGAGCAACTCGGTTCCGACGTCGATGTTCGCCGCCTCGTTGAAGACGGTACCGCTGTCGAAGCAGGGGTGACGGTTGCAGAAATCCGCGGGCCGTTGCGGACGCTTTTGACCGGTGAGCGGACGGCGCTGAACTTTTTGACGCACCTGAGCGGGATCGCCACACTCACTCACCGGTATGTTGCCGCCGCGACGGGAACTGCGGCGCAGATTCTCGATACCCGCAAGACGCTGCCGGGTTGGCGGCATTTGCAGAAATATGCCGTCCGTGCCGGTGGGGGAACAAATCACCGGATCGGGCTGTATGACGGCGTGTTGATTAAAGACAACCACCTTGCCGGCTGGGCTGTGTCGCAACAGGCACAGACCATCGCAGCTGCCATCCAAACGGCGCGGGCGAGCGTCAAACCGGGAATTTCCATCGAGGTCGAAGTCGATACGCTGGAGCAACTTCAAGACGCGCTCGATGGCCCTCCCGATATTGTGCTGTTGGACAATATGAGTTGCGACACCTTGCGACGCGCGGTCGAATTGCGAAACCAACGGCAACCCAGCGTCCAACTCGAAGCCTCCGGCGGCGTCACGTTGGAGACCGTCGCACAAATCGCCGCAACCGGCGTCGAACGCATCAGCATCGGCGCCTTAACCCACTCCGCCATCGCCCTCGACCTAGCCTTCGACTGGTCCGGCCAATGATTGCGGTCAAATTAGTAGGGCAGGCTCCCGCCTGCCATCGCCAATGTACTGCCGCGCCCCTTGAATAAAAGCAACCCACACGTGAGTTCCAAACGACGAACCAAATCAACAACCGCCCCCAAAACCGAACAGCCACGCGCGAAGGCGGACGCATCGGTTGAGCGCGAAGATCCCAAAATCTTCGTTGCCATCGTGGTTTGGCTCGTCATTTTTGGAGCGATCTTTTTTAGTTTCAAATTGCCCAACTTTCCCGTCTCGCGCGCCGATGTCTGGCAACGCGTGCCGTGGGATCTGTTCGATTTGATCGATCCCCCCGATCCCTTGCCGGCTGTGGTTTCCTCGTGGGGAAATCTTTCCCAGCGTATTCCGCCGCTTTTGGTCGCAACGGCGATTCTCCTGGGGGCGTGGGCGACTGGGCAGTTGCTGCTGCGCGTTGTCTGCCCCGACCCCAATCGGCGTGCGAGTGAGCGAACGTTCTTTGCTTTTGCGCTGGGCCTCTCTGCGTGGTCACTGATCACTCTCACGTTGGGTTGGTTTGGCGTACTTTCCCGCGAGCTATTCGGCGGTCTATTGGCCTTGGCCGTGCTGGCTGAAATCGGTCTGCGAATATTCCGTCGCAAGCCGGCACCGCCTAATGAGGATACCGACGACCATTGGCGGAATTATAACTTGTGGCTGTTCATTATCGTGCCGTTTGTGCTCTGCATGCTCCTGGGGGCTTTGCTCCCCTCAACCGATTTTGATGTGCTGGAGTATCACCTGGGCGGTCCCAAGGAATACTTTCAAGCGGGCCGCATCGAAATGTTGCCGCACAACGTCTACACCAGTTTCCCTTTCGGCACCGAAATGCTCACGCTGTTGTCGATGGTCATGTTGGGGGATTGGTATTGGGGGGCTGTGGCTGGAAAAGTCGTGTTGATGAGCTTCGGCCCGCTGACCGCCCTCGGAATTTATGCCGCCGGATCGCGCTGGTTTAGCACCCGCGCGGGAATTTATGCGGCAGCGATTCATTTGACGACCCCCTGGACGTACCGTATCTCCACAATCGCCTATGCCGAAGGGGGGCTGACGTTTTATCTGTTCGCCGCGCTGTATGCGGTGATGATTGGTTATGAGCGCTACTGTGCTGCGCTCGACGCACGCATGCCGTGGCGGCCTTTTCTACTGGCGGGACTGTGCGCCGGTTCGGCCATGGCCTGCAAGTACCCCGGCGTATTGTCAGTGGTGATTCCCTTGGGACTAGTGGCGTTGGCTCTGCCCTTCACACGCCCCGGCGAACGCGCTGAGCAGACAGGAGGGGCCTTTCGTTTGGGATTGATCTTCGCCCTGGGAACGGCAGTCACGATTGGTCCGTGGTTGCTCAAAAACACGATCGAAACGGGCAATCCGGTTTATCCGTTGGTCTATTCGGTCTTCGGCGGCGCGGACTGGGATGCGGATTTGAATGCGAAGTGGAAGCACGGCCACAGCCCGAACACCTATTCGCTGCTCGACTTGGCGGAAAAGGTCAAGGATGTGACCGTTAAAAGCGATTGGCTGAGCCCGTTTTTGTTCGGTCTGGCGCCGTTGGCGTTTTTATTGAAATCGAAGCGACGCTTGGTGATCTGGTTGTGGGCCTATGTTGGATATTTGTTTCTCACGTATTGGATCTTTACGCATCGCATCGACCGGTTTTGGGTCCCACTAATTCCGGTCGTCGCCCTGCTCGCCGGTGCGGGGGCGACGTGGAGTGCGCGGCTGTCGTGGCGGATTTTCTGGATCGGGCTGTTCAGCGTCGTTTCGCTGTATCACCTGACGATGATCGCCGGTCCGTTGTCGCTGTGTGGGTACAACGCCTACCTGATCGACTACCCTCTCGCGCGGCAGCATACCGAAGGGTATTATTCGCCCGGTCTGCCAAAGCTGAATCGCGAGCTTCCCCCCGGCTCCAAAGTGCTTTGCGTAGGCAATGCCGTGGTGTTCGCTGCCGAATTCCCGAATGTGTACAACACGGTCTTTGATTATTCAATTTTTGATCAATGGTTCGCGGACAAACAATCGGGCGTCCCCGCCGGTCAATGGAAACTACGTCCCGCTGATGAAATCCGTCGCAAACTCCACGATGCGGGCATTGCGCACATCTACATCAACTGGGCGGAGATACTGCGGTATCGCGATGCGGGGTCGTATGGTTACACCGATTTCGTCACACCGGCGCGGTTCGCCGAGATGCAGCGAATGGGCATCCTCGGTCCGCAGTGGCCGGTCAAGGACTCCAGCGGCTACGGCCCGCTCGATCAACTCTCGCCGACGCAACTCGCCGATGTTCAACAATGGGCCCCCTCGCTAGAACGCTCGATCGTCCTGCCGCCGGAAAACAAAGCGACGGCGGTGTATCAGCGGTATCAGATTTTCCCGGTGTTGACGGGCGAGTGATGCGTGGCAGTCGTGGGTGACCTGTTGCGTGAGGCTTTTTGCATTTTATGGATGATTTGAATCTCTGCCTCGCAGGCGGCCCGCCCGAGACGCAAACGCTCTCGATATCGGTGTAGCCGGTACAAACGGGCGCTTGTCGGTCGCTGCGAATTGAACGAGGGGGCTAAGCTATTGCATCCGCTGGTCGGCGACTCTAAATTGGAGACCGGCACGGAGGATACGGCCCGGCGGAACGAGGCGTTTGTAGGTTCCGCCCGGTTGAGTGTGAGGGATTGTTGGTGTTTCCGAGCCTACCTGACTCAGCAGTGGCATGGCGAATGTCGGGCAGGATACGCAAATTGTGGAGAAATCCGAAAACCTGTCCCAACATCCCGGCAGGACGGAGCGTACACATCCCTAGAGTCCTATCTTTCGCGAATCGCACATTCTGATCGATAACTGCCTTTCCCATTTGGTTTTACGGGGAAAATATCGGCCCGAGTGGAACGCTTTGTGGGGAATCCGAGGGGCAAATTCCGTAGGTCGAAGTTCGCTGCTGTTATTCATTCCATTGAGTTTTTTTGAGTCATTCGTTTGTGTAAGGGACGTCCATGAACTCCGAGGCCGTCATTGAAACCCGCAGTCTGTCGAAAGTCTATCGCGACTTCTGGGGGCGAAAGAAAGTTCGCGCACTCAATTCACTGAATCTCGAAGTGAAACAGGGCGAGATTTTTGGATTGTTGGGCCCCAACGGGTCCGGCAAAACAACGACCATCAAATTGTTGTTGGGGTTGTTGTTTCCGACCGAAGGAACCGTGGAAATCCTGGGTCAACCG
Coding sequences within it:
- a CDS encoding FG-GAP-like repeat-containing protein; protein product: MKRLILLLALGVIGCGPAEVTETNPAEDGDSHQRMLATLKEIQASSTDEQPYLNDGRQEQLAQQLESLPANVPPQVKLKTQLQLSEAQLQAGNSQQAVEQLLEAKKYLLEVASVVPRSDQVRDLLNMKLAVAYLRLAEDQNCVNCRDAECCIFPIQGKGVHRNKQPAQNAVKYLTAYLERNKTDATATWLLNVAYMTLGEYPEGVPKKWLLSDGQFELDSEFPKFKNISPQLGLNTFSLCGGMIVDDLNGDNWLDVVTSSWDTSGQMRCWLNNGDGTFTDHTEESGLTGLFGGLNMIQADYDNDGDVDILVLRGAWLRESGRHPNSLLQNDGHGRFRDVTFEVGLGDHFYPTQSAAWADYDNDGDLDLYIANEIGSSELFNNDGQGHFTNGTIMAGVPGGRYPKAVVWGDYNNDRYPDLYLSNLKGPNQLYHNNGDGTFTDVAAQAGVVEPNRSFPTWFWDFNNDGVLDIYVGAYWAKIGYFAADYLGHSHAAATDRLYQGDGNGGFHDVTEEMNLAKVTLPMGSNFGDIDNDGFLDFYLGTGYPDYAGIMPNRMFHNQNGLRFKEVTTAAGLGHLQKGHGVAFADYDHDGDQDIFIELGGAFRGDAFSDAVFQNPGFGNHWITVQLVGTKSNRAAIGARIRAEVKEDGKLRSIYKWVNSGGTFGGSPLRQHIGLGTANRIERLEVYWPTTDTTQVFTDLEVDQMIKIIEGEDKYHPISGVQNSNNVVEVGAAH
- a CDS encoding VOC family protein, which translates into the protein MATRTRTEYANGQFCWVDLMTNDVAAAQEFYGELLGWESAKKETPGGPPYRVFTIDNLQVAGMGAMNDEMKSTGMPPIWNSYINVDDIAASTRRAQACGGTVLMEPFQIMDAGYMAIISDPSGAVVSLWQGLDHFGAEMINDPGCWSWNELLTDNVGASLEFYGGLFGWAVEKEESDATPYWTFQLNDRPLAGMLQKTPEMGDIPSCWGVYFSVEDIQATTNRVVQLGGTICQPPFEVSVGHISIVSDPQGAVFDLIQMTVPADD
- the ald gene encoding alanine dehydrogenase; the encoded protein is MIVGVPTEIKPDEYRVALLPVGAEELTRHGHRVLIQSGAGIGSGIPDELYAENGAEIVTTADEIFAQADLVIKVKEPLPAEWPKLRAGQILLTYFHFAANEELTRAVLSTGITAVAYETLRGAQGNLPCLTPMSEVAGRMSIQQGAKYLERPQEGRGILLGGVPGVPPADIVIFGGGVVGKNAAQIAAGFQADVSILDINVDRLRYLEDIMPANVNTLFSDRHTVREQLMKADLLIGAVLIEGARAPVLVKEEDLKLMKPGAVIIDVAVDQGGCVETARPTTHSDPTYIVNDVVHYCVANMPGAVGRTSTYALCNVTFPYALRIANHGLRAACAADPGLAHAVNMSAGKLTNRAVAETFGLAYEEYLPGT
- the nadC gene encoding carboxylating nicotinate-nucleotide diphosphorylase, whose protein sequence is MNVPVFDDHARANARQLLEMALREDLEDAGDLTSRALIDEQQREHVSVVVREPGIVAGLPIVDMVFEQLGSDVDVRRLVEDGTAVEAGVTVAEIRGPLRTLLTGERTALNFLTHLSGIATLTHRYVAAATGTAAQILDTRKTLPGWRHLQKYAVRAGGGTNHRIGLYDGVLIKDNHLAGWAVSQQAQTIAAAIQTARASVKPGISIEVEVDTLEQLQDALDGPPDIVLLDNMSCDTLRRAVELRNQRQPSVQLEASGGVTLETVAQIAATGVERISIGALTHSAIALDLAFDWSGQ
- a CDS encoding ArnT family glycosyltransferase encodes the protein MSSKRRTKSTTAPKTEQPRAKADASVEREDPKIFVAIVVWLVIFGAIFFSFKLPNFPVSRADVWQRVPWDLFDLIDPPDPLPAVVSSWGNLSQRIPPLLVATAILLGAWATGQLLLRVVCPDPNRRASERTFFAFALGLSAWSLITLTLGWFGVLSRELFGGLLALAVLAEIGLRIFRRKPAPPNEDTDDHWRNYNLWLFIIVPFVLCMLLGALLPSTDFDVLEYHLGGPKEYFQAGRIEMLPHNVYTSFPFGTEMLTLLSMVMLGDWYWGAVAGKVVLMSFGPLTALGIYAAGSRWFSTRAGIYAAAIHLTTPWTYRISTIAYAEGGLTFYLFAALYAVMIGYERYCAALDARMPWRPFLLAGLCAGSAMACKYPGVLSVVIPLGLVALALPFTRPGERAEQTGGAFRLGLIFALGTAVTIGPWLLKNTIETGNPVYPLVYSVFGGADWDADLNAKWKHGHSPNTYSLLDLAEKVKDVTVKSDWLSPFLFGLAPLAFLLKSKRRLVIWLWAYVGYLFLTYWIFTHRIDRFWVPLIPVVALLAGAGATWSARLSWRIFWIGLFSVVSLYHLTMIAGPLSLCGYNAYLIDYPLARQHTEGYYSPGLPKLNRELPPGSKVLCVGNAVVFAAEFPNVYNTVFDYSIFDQWFADKQSGVPAGQWKLRPADEIRRKLHDAGIAHIYINWAEILRYRDAGSYGYTDFVTPARFAEMQRMGILGPQWPVKDSSGYGPLDQLSPTQLADVQQWAPSLERSIVLPPENKATAVYQRYQIFPVLTGE